A stretch of Pseudolysobacter antarcticus DNA encodes these proteins:
- a CDS encoding GNAT family N-acetyltransferase, translated as MSDTLNFRNATAADVDAIVALVESAYRGDSSRQGWTTEANILDGQRTDAADVARLIAHEHSRVLLLTHSSGELRACAHIERQNDACYFGMFSVNPTEQGSGIGRAMLAEGERIARNDWQCCDMQMTVISIRDELIAWYERRGYQRTGIFKPFPYGDARFGLPKRDDLRFEILSKRLFAAQASVG; from the coding sequence GTGAGCGACACTTTGAATTTCCGTAACGCCACCGCTGCCGATGTCGATGCCATCGTTGCCTTGGTCGAATCCGCCTATCGCGGCGACAGCAGTCGCCAGGGCTGGACTACCGAAGCCAACATACTCGACGGACAACGCACCGATGCCGCCGACGTCGCTCGTCTGATCGCACACGAGCACAGTCGCGTGTTGTTGCTCACGCATAGCAGCGGCGAACTGCGCGCGTGCGCGCATATCGAGCGGCAGAATGATGCGTGCTATTTCGGCATGTTTTCAGTCAACCCGACCGAACAGGGCAGCGGTATCGGTCGCGCGATGCTGGCCGAGGGTGAACGTATCGCGCGCAATGATTGGCAGTGTTGCGACATGCAGATGACAGTGATTTCGATTCGCGACGAACTGATCGCGTGGTACGAACGTCGGGGTTATCAACGCACTGGCATCTTCAAACCGTTTCCTTACGGCGATGCCCGTTTCGGCTTGCCCAAGCGCGATGATTTGCGCTTCGAGATTTTGTCCAAGCGACTGTTCGCAGCTCAGGCTTCAGTCGGTTAA
- the sufU gene encoding Fe-S cluster assembly sulfur transfer protein SufU — protein MSVANLYQQIVLDHHRAPRHYGALLQATHNAVGHNPLCGDHVRIELRIDEDVLRDISFSGESCAITTATASMMSERVIGLRREQIETLFVDFDASLRAGPGASASGDLGDLGELEALGELRRYPARLKCALLPWATLLAAWDKHPSITTETAESPTP, from the coding sequence ATGTCCGTCGCCAATCTCTATCAACAAATCGTGCTCGATCATCATCGCGCGCCGCGTCATTACGGAGCGTTGCTGCAGGCGACGCACAATGCCGTCGGTCACAACCCATTGTGTGGCGATCATGTGCGCATCGAATTGCGCATCGATGAGGATGTGCTGCGCGACATCTCCTTCAGCGGCGAATCCTGCGCGATCACCACGGCGACCGCATCAATGATGAGCGAACGTGTAATCGGTCTGCGCCGCGAGCAAATAGAAACGCTGTTCGTAGATTTCGATGCATCGCTGCGCGCCGGCCCTGGTGCGAGCGCCTCCGGCGATCTCGGCGATCTCGGCGAGCTCGAAGCGCTGGGCGAATTACGTCGTTATCCGGCACGCTTGAAATGTGCGTTGCTGCCGTGGGCGACGTTGCTCGCGGCGTGGGACAAGCACCCATCCATCACCACCGAAACTGCGGAGTCACCAACACCGTGA
- the lepB gene encoding signal peptidase I — MKKEIVDFVKNYRGMGLFLVLMIVFRSSFADWNTVPSGSMQPTIVEGDRILVNKLAYDLKIPLTHTSVYDFAEPQRGDIVIFDSHVLDMKLVKRLIGLPGDVVALRDNRLIVNGVEAQYSNVEHLADGIVAQETFGGVSHRIKLAPSGISRYSSYGPVTVPDGQYLMLGDNRDNSEDSRFIGFVPRAEIVGRTERVVLSFNYDNYYLPRKDRFFHTL; from the coding sequence GTGAAAAAAGAGATCGTGGATTTCGTGAAAAATTATCGCGGGATGGGTTTGTTCCTAGTGCTGATGATCGTGTTCCGCAGCTCGTTCGCCGACTGGAACACGGTGCCGTCCGGCTCGATGCAGCCGACCATCGTCGAGGGCGATCGCATCCTCGTCAACAAGCTCGCCTACGATCTCAAGATTCCGCTAACCCACACCAGCGTGTACGACTTTGCCGAACCGCAGCGCGGCGATATTGTGATCTTCGATTCGCACGTGCTCGACATGAAGCTCGTGAAGCGTCTCATCGGACTGCCCGGCGACGTGGTGGCGCTGCGCGACAATCGGCTGATCGTGAATGGTGTCGAGGCGCAATATTCGAACGTCGAGCATCTGGCCGATGGCATCGTCGCGCAGGAAACTTTCGGCGGTGTGTCGCATCGGATCAAGCTCGCGCCGAGCGGTATCAGTCGCTACAGCAGCTACGGCCCGGTCACTGTGCCGGACGGCCAGTATCTGATGCTGGGTGACAATCGCGACAACAGCGAAGACAGTCGATTCATCGGATTCGTGCCGCGAGCAGAAATCGTCGGCAGAACCGAACGCGTGGTGCTGTCATTCAACTACGACAATTATTATTTGCCGCGCAAGGATCGGTTTTTCCACACGCTGTAA
- a CDS encoding darcynin family protein, whose protein sequence is MRFKMRPDPHWDAAKQRLFRCTPCDDACRWRDHHAYELLVKDRRETPFRDRYFAIVEILPGGKYARAKNYHRAPLAA, encoded by the coding sequence ATGCGTTTCAAGATGCGCCCAGATCCGCATTGGGATGCGGCTAAGCAGCGCTTATTTCGCTGCACACCTTGCGATGATGCGTGCCGCTGGCGCGATCATCACGCCTACGAATTGCTCGTGAAAGACCGACGCGAGACGCCGTTCAGGGATCGTTATTTTGCGATCGTCGAGATTCTTCCGGGCGGGAAATACGCGCGCGCGAAAAATTACCACCGCGCGCCACTGGCTGCCTGA
- the sufD gene encoding Fe-S cluster assembly protein SufD, producing the protein MSVFVQSLLDAFAADKTSQPGRGIAWLNAARHDNLQAVAKSGLPTTHNETWKYTALRALDQRAFASRDTQAVQHAIDPAELALPGLDGARLVFVNGSFRADLSRLADLPQGLDVQPLSALLQGDAEPLRFFLGRNFTNNAESFARLNAAFARDGAVVRVAAGAQIMTPLHLVFIGAPAAADIAWHVRNIFELGEGARLDIVEHHLGAATHANLGNVFAEYRLRENATLNLLRMQNEGEQASLIQRSEFSLAKHARLQLNNLDLGTALARHDLRIDLVGDHALASVRGVFVLDKRQHVDNQLSVDHRALNTRCDLFWRGVADGRARGVFNGAITIHAGADGADARLSNKNLLLSAQAEIDTKPVLEIYADEVQASHGATVGQLDESALFYLRSRGLPLAQARVLLIQAFCAQALAQIEPAVLREHVTQLLQARLPQAAHP; encoded by the coding sequence ATGAGTGTTTTCGTGCAATCGCTACTGGATGCTTTTGCGGCTGACAAGACGTCGCAGCCGGGGCGTGGAATCGCGTGGCTGAATGCGGCGCGCCACGATAATTTGCAAGCGGTCGCTAAAAGCGGTTTGCCGACGACGCACAATGAAACGTGGAAATACACGGCGCTGCGCGCGCTCGATCAGCGAGCATTTGCATCGCGCGATACGCAAGCGGTGCAACACGCGATCGATCCTGCCGAGCTTGCCTTGCCCGGTTTGGATGGTGCGCGTCTGGTTTTTGTGAATGGCTCGTTTCGCGCTGATCTTTCCCGGCTCGCCGACTTGCCGCAAGGCTTGGATGTGCAGCCGCTCAGCGCGCTGTTGCAAGGTGATGCCGAGCCGCTGCGTTTTTTTCTTGGGCGCAATTTCACGAATAATGCCGAGAGTTTTGCGCGTCTGAACGCGGCGTTCGCGCGCGATGGTGCGGTAGTGCGAGTTGCGGCGGGCGCGCAAATCATGACGCCGCTGCATCTGGTCTTTATCGGTGCGCCTGCTGCTGCGGATATTGCCTGGCACGTGCGCAATATTTTTGAACTCGGCGAAGGCGCGCGACTCGATATCGTCGAACATCATCTCGGCGCTGCAACACATGCCAATCTGGGTAATGTCTTTGCCGAATATCGTCTGCGCGAAAATGCGACGCTGAATCTGCTGCGTATGCAGAACGAAGGCGAACAAGCCAGCCTGATCCAGCGCAGCGAATTTTCGCTCGCGAAACATGCGCGCTTGCAGTTGAATAATCTCGATCTTGGAACGGCATTGGCGCGTCACGATTTGCGTATCGATCTGGTTGGCGATCACGCGTTAGCATCGGTGCGTGGCGTGTTCGTGCTGGACAAACGCCAGCATGTCGACAACCAGCTCAGCGTCGATCATCGCGCGTTGAATACGCGTTGTGATTTGTTCTGGCGCGGTGTTGCCGATGGCCGCGCGCGCGGTGTGTTCAATGGTGCAATCACCATCCACGCCGGCGCCGATGGCGCCGATGCGCGACTCAGCAACAAGAACCTGCTGCTGTCGGCACAGGCCGAAATCGATACCAAACCCGTGCTCGAAATTTATGCTGACGAAGTGCAAGCCAGTCACGGTGCGACTGTCGGCCAGCTCGACGAAAGCGCGCTGTTTTATCTGCGCTCGCGTGGTCTGCCGCTGGCCCAGGCGCGCGTGCTTTTGATCCAGGCATTTTGCGCGCAAGCCCTGGCGCAGATCGAGCCGGCAGTGTTGCGCGAACATGTGACCCAGCTGTTGCAGGCGCGTTTGCCGCAGGCCGCGCACCCATGA
- a CDS encoding cysteine desulfurase: MSAIIRSTAVAEFDVQRYRADFPALQRQVHGKPLVYFDNANTAQKPLGVIEAVDGYYRRHNANVSRAVHTLGSEATALYEATRDKLRAFINAPSRDEVIFTRGTTESINLVAYSWALPRLQPGDEILLTQMEHHANIVPWQLVCERTGAKIKVAPISASGELLLDQLDALLTPHVKLLALTHVSNVLGTVNPIARITAMARARGIPVLVDGSQAAPHLRIDVQALGCDFYAITGHKMFGPTGTGMLWAKRAILDSMPPFMGGGEMIKQVTFDKTIFNELPYKFEAGTPNIAGVIGLGAAIDYINALGIETIRAVENDLLGYATEQLNTIPGMRIFGTAPGKAAVISFLIEGVHAHDLATILDTDGVAVRSGHHCAHPLMQFFGVAATARASLAFYNTRDEIDIFITALLRARNMLL; the protein is encoded by the coding sequence ATGAGTGCGATCATTCGTTCCACCGCTGTTGCCGAGTTCGATGTGCAGCGTTATCGCGCCGATTTCCCGGCGTTGCAGCGTCAAGTGCACGGCAAGCCGCTGGTATATTTCGACAACGCCAATACCGCACAAAAACCGCTGGGCGTGATCGAGGCAGTGGATGGTTATTACCGCCGCCACAACGCCAATGTTTCACGCGCGGTGCATACGCTCGGCAGCGAGGCGACGGCGTTGTACGAAGCGACACGCGACAAGTTGCGCGCGTTCATCAATGCGCCGTCGCGCGATGAGGTAATTTTCACGCGCGGCACGACTGAGTCGATCAATCTCGTGGCGTATTCGTGGGCGTTGCCGCGGCTGCAACCCGGTGATGAGATCCTGCTGACGCAGATGGAGCATCACGCCAACATCGTGCCGTGGCAGCTGGTCTGCGAACGTACTGGCGCGAAGATCAAAGTCGCGCCGATCAGCGCATCGGGCGAACTGCTGCTCGATCAGCTCGATGCGCTGCTTACGCCGCACGTGAAACTGCTCGCGCTGACGCACGTGTCGAATGTGCTCGGCACGGTCAATCCGATCGCGCGCATCACCGCGATGGCGCGCGCGCGCGGCATTCCGGTGCTTGTTGATGGCTCGCAGGCAGCGCCGCATTTGCGCATCGATGTACAAGCGCTCGGCTGCGATTTCTACGCGATTACCGGACACAAGATGTTCGGCCCGACCGGCACCGGCATGCTCTGGGCGAAGCGTGCGATTCTCGATTCGATGCCGCCGTTCATGGGCGGTGGCGAGATGATCAAGCAGGTCACGTTCGACAAAACCATCTTCAATGAGTTGCCGTACAAGTTCGAGGCCGGCACACCGAATATCGCCGGTGTGATTGGGCTCGGAGCGGCGATCGACTACATCAATGCGCTCGGCATCGAAACCATTCGTGCCGTCGAAAACGATTTGCTCGGTTACGCCACTGAGCAACTGAATACGATTCCTGGCATGCGCATTTTCGGCACGGCACCCGGCAAGGCGGCGGTGATTTCATTCCTGATCGAAGGCGTGCACGCGCACGATCTCGCGACGATTCTCGATACCGATGGCGTGGCCGTACGTTCGGGGCATCATTGCGCGCATCCGTTGATGCAGTTCTTCGGTGTGGCTGCGACCGCTCGCGCATCGCTCGCGTTCTACAACACGCGCGACGAGATCGATATTTTCATCACCGCGCTGCTGCGTGCGCGCAACATGCTGTTGTAG